In a genomic window of Thermoproteus tenax Kra 1:
- a CDS encoding FAD-dependent oxidoreductase, which yields MSSKFDVVIVGAGPGGLAAAYKLATAGFKVLVIERGREPGSKQVYGGRIYAYWLDKYLPEFRKDAPTDRWVRKERISLMSEESITTVEFETVKPEKTSFVAPLASFTSWLGKLAVNAGAKIVTEVVVDELIRDERGRFIGVRSGSDKVYADYIIDAEGVNRLLLERAGIVGKLKPELVAIGVKEVLKFDNRRTLEDRLGLSEDEGLAWAFAGWPTEYLPGGAFLYTYKDSVALGIVLYLTSWPKLKTPVYDLAERFRLHPHISKLVAGAQMQEYSAHLTPVAGINMAPPKFSYDGLLIVGDAAGFLMHGGVLIRGVDFAVASGVLAAETIKEAGGPDQLSRYEDKLRNSFIMRDLMAFKNAEKVLSNSFTFGDLPNFVNLFMRNYLTIEDRPPTVASALRKTLDDSGASLGKILINMMYAFAYL from the coding sequence ATGTCGTCGAAATTTGATGTGGTTATAGTCGGAGCCGGCCCCGGTGGTCTCGCCGCTGCCTACAAGCTTGCTACGGCCGGTTTTAAAGTCCTCGTCATCGAGCGGGGGAGGGAGCCGGGCTCAAAGCAAGTTTACGGCGGAAGAATATACGCTTATTGGCTAGACAAATATTTACCAGAATTTCGTAAAGACGCGCCTACTGACCGTTGGGTCCGCAAGGAGCGCATCTCATTGATGTCGGAGGAGAGCATTACGACGGTAGAGTTTGAGACTGTCAAGCCCGAGAAAACTAGCTTCGTCGCACCGCTGGCGTCATTTACATCGTGGTTGGGCAAGTTGGCCGTCAACGCCGGCGCAAAGATAGTGACTGAGGTGGTGGTAGATGAGCTGATCAGAGACGAGAGGGGGAGGTTTATCGGCGTCAGATCAGGTTCGGACAAAGTTTACGCAGACTATATTATCGACGCCGAGGGAGTGAACAGACTTCTATTAGAGAGGGCCGGCATAGTTGGAAAGCTTAAGCCTGAACTGGTCGCGATAGGAGTTAAGGAGGTGTTAAAGTTCGATAATAGAAGGACGTTGGAGGACAGACTGGGGCTTTCTGAGGACGAGGGCCTTGCGTGGGCTTTCGCCGGTTGGCCCACCGAGTATCTACCTGGAGGCGCCTTCTTATACACCTATAAAGACTCAGTGGCGTTGGGGATAGTCCTATATCTGACCTCGTGGCCTAAGCTGAAGACCCCCGTCTACGATCTGGCGGAGAGGTTTAGGTTGCACCCCCATATCTCCAAACTGGTGGCCGGCGCCCAGATGCAGGAATACTCGGCCCACTTAACGCCGGTTGCCGGAATCAATATGGCGCCGCCCAAGTTTTCCTACGACGGCCTCCTCATCGTTGGCGATGCGGCCGGCTTCCTCATGCATGGGGGAGTTCTAATTAGGGGCGTGGATTTCGCGGTTGCCTCGGGAGTCTTGGCGGCAGAGACAATAAAGGAGGCGGGCGGGCCGGATCAGCTCTCCCGCTATGAGGACAAGTTGCGCAACAGCTTCATTATGAGAGACCTAATGGCGTTCAAAAACGCTGAGAAGGTCCTATCGAATAGCTTCACCTTTGGCGATCTGCCGAACTTTGTCAACCTCTTTATGCGCAACTATCTAACTATAGAGGACAGGCCGCCCACTGTGGCCTCGGCGCTTAGGAAAACCTTGGACGACTCGGGGGCATCCCTGGGGAAGATACTAATAAATATGATGTACGCGTTTGCATACCTATGA
- a CDS encoding ferredoxin family protein, translated as MSTVKFLTIEERLNVNAWDTDIYRPHIKIKDQEICRKCEKKPCTYMCPAKCYVQQGEIVVLSTEACLECGTCRVVCPYDNIDWNYPRSGFGVWYRFS; from the coding sequence ATGAGCACTGTAAAGTTCTTGACCATTGAAGAGAGGCTTAATGTTAACGCTTGGGACACAGATATCTACCGTCCTCATATTAAAATAAAAGACCAAGAAATATGTAGAAAATGTGAAAAGAAACCATGTACTTATATGTGTCCAGCCAAGTGCTATGTCCAACAAGGAGAGATAGTTGTGTTGAGCACGGAGGCTTGTCTTGAATGCGGCACTTGTAGAGTCGTGTGTCCCTACGACAACATAGATTGGAACTACCCACGCTCAGGCTTCGGCGTCTGGTATAGATTTAGCTAG